One Miscanthus floridulus cultivar M001 chromosome 11, ASM1932011v1, whole genome shotgun sequence DNA window includes the following coding sequences:
- the LOC136494760 gene encoding putative non-inhibitory serpin-10, whose protein sequence is MHFKATWARRFDPSDTVRGNFYRRDGKPVRVPFLSDAGMQYAESFDAPGLGFKVLQCFYKMVGPDGRLDSKAPCFCMLMFLPHRRDRLPDLLRLAVTEPDFVMRCAPRREQVVRPCKVPKFKFSFTFDAVNALCQLGLSAPFADAADLSRMVSNMPPEGLYVSAVRQTCAVEVDEEGTTAVAAKYAATSPTYSPPERPPPPPMRFVADHPFMFAIVEYEKAEVLFLGHVMDPSKED, encoded by the coding sequence ATGCACTTCAAGGCGACGTGGGCACGGAGGTTCGACCCGTCGGATACCGTTCGCGGCAACTTCTACCGCCGCGACGGCAAGCCCGTGCGGGTGCCGTTCCTGTCGGACGCTGGCATGCAGTACGCCGAGAGCTTTGACGCCCCTGGCCTGGGGTTCAAGGTCCTCCAGTGCTTCTACAAGATGGTGGGGCCTGACGGCAGGCTGGACTCCAAGGCGCCCTGCTTCTGCATGCTCATGTTCCTGCCGCACAGGCGCGACAGGCTTCCCGACCTGCTGCGCCTGGCCGTCACTGAGCCGGATTTCGTCATGCGGTGTGCGCCCCGGCGCGAGCAGGTAGTCCGCCCGTGCAAGGTTCCCAAGTTCAAGTTCTCCTTCACGTTCGACGCGGTGAACGCGCTCTGCCAGCTCGGGCTGTCCGCGCCGTTCGCGGACGCTGCCGACCTGTCGCGGATGGTGTCGAACATGCCACCCGAGGGGCTCTACGTGTCGGCCGTGAGGCAGACGTGCGCCGTGGAGGTCGACGAGGAAGGCACGACAGCTGTTGCAGCGAAGTACGCCGCTACGAGCCCGACTTACAGTCCACCGGAGAGACCCCCGCCGCCACCGATGAGATTTGTGGCTGACCACCCGTTCATGTTCGCGATCGTCGAGTACGAGAAGGCCGAGGTCTTGTTCCTAGGCCATGTCATGGACCCTTCCAAGGAGGATTGA